One Ranitomeya variabilis isolate aRanVar5 chromosome 4, aRanVar5.hap1, whole genome shotgun sequence genomic window, TAGTTTTATTTAAAAGTATATTTCTTGTTGAAATTAATGTGATAGTTTATATTGCTATCGTAAAGGCCAATATTTTCTAAGAGCCACTGAGTTCCATACTCTAATTACCCCGACGAGGTTTTGCCGTTAGTTactcattttttctttttatacttaaaaagacTGTTCAGCTTGATTATTTCAGTAGGTGTGTTATATAGTTGCAGTTTTGCCCATCATCctttaacttctttaacccctttacatcTGGATTTACACacagacccctaggcttggaccaccTTGATATTTGCATTTCAGTAGTATGAGATgacaagaagaatagtcaggtagtctGGCTACAACCGTGAGggaagagaaaatacaaaatcaaaagacacaagagtagtcagtaaacaggccggagtcacaacaggaaacaaatacccaAGCTGGGAGCTGAGtatagaggactgaaccagaggagaaccagCCTGTATCTCGCAGCTTCCAGCAATATGCTTCAAGCTTTAGTGGGGTGCGGTGCTTTCCAGTTGGCTGAAGTAAGGAGCAGATTACTCTAGCTGGACAGCGTGCACACCCAAACCCATGGATGGTACCCCTGCCAGAATGGATGGTATCACAGGTTGCAGGCAACTTAAACTTGGTGGCTCGACAGTCTGCGCcccccagagcttctggttcttATGTCTCCTCCATTACCAGCGCCGCCTATAGAATGAATAAGCAGACGGCATAAGAGCAGATCCCAGAGAAGCTGGGACACAGCATTTGTAAaagccctaatatgacaaaatgtcagaaaaccagagcagtagaaatccctataaagtgactccattttggacagTATAACCCTCTGTGAATTAATCTTTAggagtagtgacaattttgactccacagccactttccgtTAATTAGCGCACAGTGGATGTTGGGTAATAAAACGGTAAATTTTCCATTTTTACTctccaacacatagtgcccagattgtgctccagaagACACACGcaccataaattaagtgggttcttctcgctatagtaatgccaaatacatggatgctaaatgtggtttgagcacactgcaaggcTAGTAAGCGAGGGGGAGATATAACTTTGGAAGAGTGGATTTTGCTAGATTGGTTTATGGAAGTGATGTTGCTTTTCAAGCCACTAATAATGtagaaacctctgtttttccattgacagatgatggacctgagaggggacttgttttttgtaagATGAGTAGAACTTTTCATTGGTATTATTTTGtctacataacattgtttggtggctttttattccatatatGGGAGGCAGCATGAACAAACTGTTGACTGTTGAACCCCACGCTCCACTGGTTCATCATATgatgttttctattagactgtgaactgtcacttTGTTGGTGAATAATTCAAATATATTACATAAGTTGCCATTTTTAATgaccgtttaagtagaaatgttcaaaaaataTTAAATTGTTGATATTTCGTggaaaaataattggttttattcttagcagattactgtaccaggagatcagaggggcagctttcatcttcaatttttaaatcagaggaTCTTGAGATCACAcgagatacaattgaagtgaatgtcattacgccagatataccatcatgccttcacagcaaagatctgtcatctgatcctttgaaatgggtcctgtcttctgattccttaccaactactaaggaaaatcaaagtcacaaaataagcattaaaaaacgaacTGCTCCTAAATCAAAGAAGCCGTTTTCACCTTCCGAATATGGAAATAGCTTTCCGCTTGAAAAGCATTTTCTTAAACATCAAacaattcacacagcagagaacagatgttcttgttcaaaatgtgggaaatgttttaaccataaatcaaatttgcttaagcaccagagaattcacacaggggagaagcctttttcctgttcagaatgtgggaaatgttttagccagaaatcagatatgcttaagcaccagagaattcacacaggggagaagcctttttcctgttcagaatgtgggaaatgtttttgccAGAAATCacatttgcttaagcaccagagaaatcacacaggggagaagcctttttcatgttcagaatgtgggaaatgttttagccagaaatcagatatgcttaagcaccagagaattcacacaggggagaagcctttttcctgttcagaatgtgggaaatgttttagccagaaatcaggtatgcttaagcaccagagaattcacacaggggagaagcctttttcctgttcagaatgtgggaaatgttttaaccagaaatcagctcTGCTTCAgcaccagagaaatcacacaggggagaagcctttttcctgttcacaatgtgggaaatgttttaaccataaatcacaTTTgcctaagcaccagagaacccacacaggggagaagcctttttcatgttcagaatgtgggaaatgttttagccagaaatcaggtatgcttaagcaccagagaattcacacaggggagaagcctttttcctgttcagaatgtgggaaatgttttagccagaaatcagatatgcttaagcaccagagaaatcacacaggggagaagcctttttcctgttcacaatgtgggaaatgtttttgccAGGAATCAGCTCTGCttcagcaccagagaattcacacaggggagaaggatttttcctgttcagaatgtgggaaatgtttttgccagaaatcagatttgcttaggcaccagagaattcacacaggggagaagcctttttcctgttcagaatgtgggaaatgttttaaccagaaatcagctcTGCttcagcaccagagaattcacacaggggagaagcctttttcatgttcagaatgtgggaaatgttttaaccatatatCAAATTTGCTtaatcaccagagaattcacacaggggagaagcctttttcctgttcagaatgtgggaaatgtgttATCCggaaatcagatttgcttaagcaccagagaattcacacaggggaaaagcctttttcatgttcttaatgtgggaaatgttttaaacggaaattgtattttcttaaaggagttgtcatCATGTTTTGCCTtgttaaaatttaaaaaatcataTTCACCTTCCGTACCGGTGCTGTTCCAGTGGTATCGTCACTCACATTCCTGGGGCTCATGAGGTTGTTGCATCACACAAGCCCTGTTCCCAATCAGCCCCAGCTTCACTGTCCCCGCCCTCGATGTATTGAACATgaagccagtagggttgagcgaaacggatcggacattttcaaaaatcgccgactttcagcaaagtcgggtttcatgaaacccgacccgatcctaaaaaagtaaatgtCGCTCAACGCTAGAAGCCAATGCTGTGACTTCTCTTTGACTTCCTCTTATTGTTCGATTTGTTTGAAGGTGAGAACAGTGAAGCCAGCGCTAATTGGAAGCAGGGCTCATATGACATAAAAACCTGAGCCCCCGAAatgcaagtgctgacactgctggaaccacGCCAGCATGGGAGGTTTATAGAAGTGTTTatattttaacaggaccaaacatgaggaatgcgAAGTCAAAATCCCACACAGAGGAAATGacattatcatacctagagtgtgaaaaatgaattactggaaaatagtattttgttgaccatcaaaaataactcaaactatatacattattgacaaattgtacaaaaacatataaAAGACAGACTTATTATTGAATGAGAAAGGGAAATTACTTTAGAAATTACTATATTTCATGGTCTATAATACACACTTTTTTATTAGATAATTTTTATTAAGAAAATTACACAGTAGTTTTTACAAAGAGACATCAGTAGGACAAATATTTTTAATGTTACATGGTATCATTATATGTTGTTATTCTACATAAAATATAATAAAGTTGTCATCTTCCAAGGATtcgatttatttatattttttcattcaaaCTAATACAACCATCCCTCCCCGATAATACTCCAGAGAAATCTGTATTCATATTATTTTTTGGTGGTGTGTGTACATTAGAATATCTGCCATTCAGTTATCATAATTAGTTTGCATGTGTACTCGCCCTACTTATCTCATTTAACCTGGATTGATGATACTACAAGTGTTCATGAAGCCAGAAATTGCCATATGTTATTtctctggagtactccagatggtaGACATGGAACATTCAACCCGGTTCCCCAGATGTTGTCAAATTTCCAACCAAATAATATTGTTTTGCTTATTTATTAACTCATTAGCTGTCGGTGGTTGAGCATCTGGCCAATGTTGTGCAATAAGTTTGTAAGCTTGATACAATGTTCGCGCAAGATCTACAGCCATTGGGGATTCAAAACTTCCATAATCCGCATCACATCTGCTTCCTATTTTAATGTAGCTGTCGGGATGGTCTCCCATGCGAGACTGTGAGAGAGTTTCTGATAGATGTTTGAAATTAAGCCGGTCGTGTATTTTGCCGCTGCTATTGAGTCTAGTAAATATTTATTTCGTATATCCGGTGACAAAGCACTAAACTGAGTTAGGCATGCAGATCTAAGTTGTAGGTATCGAAAGAGGCGGCCGTGAGGCAATGTATTCTTTTTGTAGTTTGTTAAAGCTTTTAAGTGTTCCATTTCCTACTAACTGATCTAAAGTCTGAATTCCCCTTGATTCCCAACCTCTGAAGCCAGTAAATTTGTCAAAGTCCACCAGTCGCTGATTTTGCCATAATGGGGTAAAATTAGAGTATTCCCTTAtccccaacagtctctcctctgtcccACACGTTGTACATCATTGCTAAGGTCTCCACAGGATAACTCCCAGCAATTGGCTGGAAGCCATCTTACAGGTGTAGTAATTATACTAAATAGCTCTGAAAAACAAGCTGGAGGGTATTTAGTATATGcttgtgctgcccctttaagaatgaaGGAGTGTGCACATGTGTGTACTAGGTGCGCCGCTGCAGCACTCACACAACCAGGAAGCAGGAAAATGCAGATGATTGTGCTGAGGGTCTGGGGCAGTGAGTAagccggcgtccctgcatggagggggaaggggacaccatgcagggatGCCAGTAGTAGTACTAcaaacacactatgccgtcatggattaaaatctttcaGAGCACGCAAGGTCCTGATGCTCACGCCAGCATATGTCAAGGCCCGTTAGAAGTTCGCCAATGGCCATCTggttgatccagaggaggcaagggagaagatcatgttgtcagatgagacaaaatagtactttttgctatcaactccttttgccatatttggaggaagaagaagaattagtgcaactccaagaacactgttccaaccatggagcatggtggggaaaacatcatactttggggtgcttttctgcaaagcagaCAGGACAACTGCACTATATTGAAGAGAGGATGAATGGGTCAtggatcgcaagattttggccaacaacctccttctttcAGTAggtgcattgaagatgggtcgtggctgggtctttcagcatggcaatgactcaaaacacacagcaagagcaactaaggaatggctctgtaagaagcatttcaaggtcctggtgtGCTTAGccggtctccagacctgaaaccaatagaaaatctttggagagagctgaatATCAATGTTACACAGCAACAGCCCTGAAATCTGAAAGatttggagcagatctgtatggaggaatgggccaaaatccctgatgcagtgtgtgtaaacttggtcaagaactacaggaaatgtctgacctctgtaatttcaaacaccggtttctgtaccaaatatttaaAACGTTATCTACTACCCTAATTCGTTTCATTTTTTATTGATTAATCTATTATGGGCCAGTAAATGCATCCATACTCCTATTATAGATATATACCTTTATCATGCAGAGAGCATCACTTGGTGTCTGCCAGATGCAACTCTAATCAAAATAGACAGAGGAAAAAGCCAGTTATTATATATAGAAGAATAACTAATATATAAATAGATCCAATATCAATTATAGTAATATTGGTCACCACCTGTGTCGAACAATATAGTGAAACTGCTAAAAAGACAGAAGCAGCATGCACTGAGCATGAACCAAACCAGTGAAAGGAATGATGACAGGGAATTTTTCAAATATATCTTTTATTTCATACCAATAGCAGAAAGAcagtaaaataaaatattaaaattgcTTACGTGCACATATCAAAGAGTATATATGTTTATATAGTGCAATATATGGTTGCACAAGGCAGGTCAAAATATATTATACACTGGATACCCCGGTGGGCATAATGGATATCAATATCAAGGTAGAGACCATATGTGACATATAATatagtaaaaaaataatatattaaaaGCCACAAGTGAAAGTgtgtaaaaagaaaatatatatatatgtacataccgtatatactcgcgtataagccgacccgagtataagccgacccccctaattttgccacaaaaaactgggaaaacgtattgtctgtagtgtcccgcctggacacagggatctctgtccacactgacagattcccaaacactcaggctggggtcacacatgcgtgttttacgtacgtaagagcgcataaactacgtccgtaaaactcgcattacatacggcacaatgcttctcaatggggctgctcctattagccgtatattacggttcagtattatacggctttctacggccgtacaaaatcgcagcatgctgcgtttgtcagcatactgcgcaaataatacgccaatgaaagtctatgggggcgagaaaaatacggattccacacggacctgcagtgtgacttgcgagaaatacgcagcgctgttattgaaaagtcggtaattcaattgccggcttttcatttctcctgcacaaacccgacaggatatgagacatggtttacatacagtaaaccatctcatatccccattttttttgcatattccacactactaatgttagtagtgtgtatgtgcaaaatttcagcgctgtagctgctgaaataaagggttaaatggcggaaaaaattggcgtgggctcccgcgcaattttctccgccagaatggtaaagccagtgactgagggcagatattaatagccaggagagggtccatggttattggccccccgtggctaaaaacatctgcccccagccaccccagaaaaggcacatctggaagatgcgcctattctggcacttggccactctcttcccactccctgtagcggtgggatatggggtaatgaagggttaatgccaccttgctattgaaaggtgacattaagccagattaataatggagaggcgtcatttatgacacctatccattattaatccaattgttggaaagggttaaaaaacacacacacatgatttaaaagtattttaatgaaataaacacagcggttgttgtaataatttattgttctcgcaatccatcaggaccaccctcgcttggaaaaataataaacgcacaagatacataccttctggtgaaccgtctcgtcccacaaggtaatccatctgaaggggttaactaatattacaggcaggagccctgctaaatgcagcggtgctccgtgcctgtaatccccggcgaatgaatgaaatgtaggtcattgacctacatttccttcagtcgcggtgaagcgccctctggtggatgttctcatgaactgcagcctgggaactttttcccacgctccaggtcatatgaggacatccaccagggggcgcatcaccgcgactgaaggaaatgtaggtcaatgacctacatttcattcattcgccggggaattacaagcacgagcacaccgctgcattagcagggctcctgcttgtaaattaatttaaccccttcagatggattacttcgtgggacgtgacggttcagctgagggtatgtatcttgtgcgtttattattttgccaagcgagggcctgaaaatggattgagagagc contains:
- the LOC143766553 gene encoding uncharacterized protein LOC143766553 isoform X1; protein product: MAERILHLTLEILFRLTGEDYTVVKKTSIERCQDPVSEGRGRPLSPITGPQPHPLIHEDINDQKILELTYKMIELLTGEVPIRCQDVAVYFSMEEWEYLEGHKDLYKDIMMEVPQPLKSPDLSSRRTTPERCPHPLLPQDCKQEDSNVPQDHQCEDLTRINTTETYVRGDDEWCKEEIPTYDYPADYCTRRSEGQLSSSIFKSEDLEITRDTIEVNVITPDIPSCLHSKDLSSDPLKWVLSSDSLPTTKENQSHKISIKKRTAPKSKKPFSPSEYGNSFPLEKHFLKHQTIHTAENRCSCSKCGKCFNHKSNLLKHQRIHTGEKPFSCSECGKCFSQKSDMLKHQRIHTGEKPFSCSECGKCFCQKSHLLKHQRNHTGEKPFSCSECGKCFSQKSDMLKHQRIHTGEKPFSCSECGKCFSQKSGMLKHQRIHTGEKPFSCSECGKCFNQKSALLQHQRNHTGEKPFSCSQCGKCFNHKSHLPKHQRTHTGEKPFSCSECGKCFSQKSGMLKHQRIHTGEKPFSCSECGKCFSQKSDMLKHQRNHTGEKPFSCSQCGKCFCQESALLQHQRIHTGEKDFSCSECGKCFCQKSDLLRHQRIHTGEKPFSCSECGKCFNQKSALLQHQRIHTGEKPFSCSECGKCFNHISNLLNHQRIHTGEKPFSCSECGKCVIRKSDLLKHQRIHTGEKPFSCS
- the LOC143766553 gene encoding uncharacterized protein LOC143766553 isoform X2, whose protein sequence is MAERILHLTLEILFRLTGEDYTVVKKTSIERCQDPVSEGRGRPLSPITGPQPHPLIHEDINDQKILELTYKMIELLTGEVPIRCQDVAVYFSMEEWEYLEGHKDLYKDIMMEVPQPLKSPDLSSRRTTPERCPHPLLPQDCKQEDSNVPQDHQCEDLTRINTTETYVRGDDEWCKEEIPTYDYPDYCTRRSEGQLSSSIFKSEDLEITRDTIEVNVITPDIPSCLHSKDLSSDPLKWVLSSDSLPTTKENQSHKISIKKRTAPKSKKPFSPSEYGNSFPLEKHFLKHQTIHTAENRCSCSKCGKCFNHKSNLLKHQRIHTGEKPFSCSECGKCFSQKSDMLKHQRIHTGEKPFSCSECGKCFCQKSHLLKHQRNHTGEKPFSCSECGKCFSQKSDMLKHQRIHTGEKPFSCSECGKCFSQKSGMLKHQRIHTGEKPFSCSECGKCFNQKSALLQHQRNHTGEKPFSCSQCGKCFNHKSHLPKHQRTHTGEKPFSCSECGKCFSQKSGMLKHQRIHTGEKPFSCSECGKCFSQKSDMLKHQRNHTGEKPFSCSQCGKCFCQESALLQHQRIHTGEKDFSCSECGKCFCQKSDLLRHQRIHTGEKPFSCSECGKCFNQKSALLQHQRIHTGEKPFSCSECGKCFNHISNLLNHQRIHTGEKPFSCSECGKCVIRKSDLLKHQRIHTGEKPFSCS